One window of Oreochromis niloticus isolate F11D_XX linkage group LG23, O_niloticus_UMD_NMBU, whole genome shotgun sequence genomic DNA carries:
- the LOC112841708 gene encoding OX-2 membrane glycoprotein isoform X2 — protein MSFFGVLYYFLAVFIFGAFDKALTAVIQTQQTVLAAVGEDAEFSCQLLETKDVLQVTWQKISHDGEKNVATYNKQFGQRVNDGFTDKFKFKHTELQNCSIVIRNVMEQDEGCYHCLFNTYPEGSFTGKPCLQVYELHEPVVDVRESNSTEEWVVSCSATGRPAPTVTLSVSQQDLSFSQYNTVSVSNTNATFTVTTTAVLSGSRNNSTQVGCAARVLSAPHREVMVMISDDDDDGGLDKKSGSNQRNLGIRISVILSSVVLVLCVAALIFVRELVVNYNRNKKHSGNWTIFSQMKGHSDTQWQKADTS, from the exons CTCTAACAGCagtgatccaaacacagcagactGTGCTGGCAGCAGTGGGAGAAGATGCTGAATTCAGCTGTCAGCTCTTGGAGACTAAAGACGTCCTTCAAGTCACATGGCAGAAAATCTCACATGATGGAGAGAAGAATGTTGCCACCTACAACAAGCAGTTTGGTCAGAGAGTGAATGATGGCTTTACTGATAAATTTAAGTTTAAACATACTGAACTACAGAACTGCTCCATAGTCATCAGGAATGTGATGGAGCAGGATGAAGGTTGCTATCACTGTCTGTTTAACACTTATCCTGAAGGCTCCTTCACAGGTAAACCCTGCCTCCAAGTCTATG AGCTGCATGAACctgttgttgatgtcagagagtCAAACTCTACTGAAGAGTGGGTTGTTTCCTGTTCAGCCACTGGTCGACCTGCTCCCACTGTAACACTCAGTGTCTCACAACAAGACCTCAGCTTCTCACAGTACAACactgtcagtgtgtccaacacCAACGCTACATTCACTGTCACCACTACAGCTGTGCTCTCAGGTTCACGTAACAACAGCACACAGGTGGGATGTGCAGCACGAGTGCTCTCTGCTCCTCACAGAGAGGTGATGGTGATGatttctgatgatgatgatgatggt ggTTTGGATAAGAAGTCAGGATCTAATCAGAGAAATTTAG GAATCAGGATTTCAGTCATCCTGTCGTCTGTGGTGTTGGTGCTCTGTGTAGCTGCACTCATCTTTGTCAG AGAGCTCGTGGTGAATTATAACCGAAACAAGAAACACTCAGGA aacTGGACCATTTTCAGTCAAATGAAGGGACACTCAGACACTCAGTGGCAGAAGGCAGACACCTCCTGA
- the LOC112841708 gene encoding OX-2 membrane glycoprotein isoform X1, giving the protein MSFFGVLYYFLAVFIFGAFDKALTAVIQTQQTVLAAVGEDAEFSCQLLETKDVLQVTWQKISHDGEKNVATYNKQFGQRVNDGFTDKFKFKHTELQNCSIVIRNVMEQDEGCYHCLFNTYPEGSFTGKPCLQVYELHEPVVDVRESNSTEEWVVSCSATGRPAPTVTLSVSQQDLSFSQYNTVSVSNTNATFTVTTTAVLSGSRNNSTQVGCAARVLSAPHREVMVMISDDDDDGLDKKSGSNQRNLGIRISVILSSVVLVLCVAALIFVRELVVNYNRNKKHSGVSLSSSCHTALAKLLISFSLFRILSHFNSFQLTFYFSTFFLIHQTLSLVCLSYCSLFKNIFIQQY; this is encoded by the exons CTCTAACAGCagtgatccaaacacagcagactGTGCTGGCAGCAGTGGGAGAAGATGCTGAATTCAGCTGTCAGCTCTTGGAGACTAAAGACGTCCTTCAAGTCACATGGCAGAAAATCTCACATGATGGAGAGAAGAATGTTGCCACCTACAACAAGCAGTTTGGTCAGAGAGTGAATGATGGCTTTACTGATAAATTTAAGTTTAAACATACTGAACTACAGAACTGCTCCATAGTCATCAGGAATGTGATGGAGCAGGATGAAGGTTGCTATCACTGTCTGTTTAACACTTATCCTGAAGGCTCCTTCACAGGTAAACCCTGCCTCCAAGTCTATG AGCTGCATGAACctgttgttgatgtcagagagtCAAACTCTACTGAAGAGTGGGTTGTTTCCTGTTCAGCCACTGGTCGACCTGCTCCCACTGTAACACTCAGTGTCTCACAACAAGACCTCAGCTTCTCACAGTACAACactgtcagtgtgtccaacacCAACGCTACATTCACTGTCACCACTACAGCTGTGCTCTCAGGTTCACGTAACAACAGCACACAGGTGGGATGTGCAGCACGAGTGCTCTCTGCTCCTCACAGAGAGGTGATGGTGATGatttctgatgatgatgatgatg gTTTGGATAAGAAGTCAGGATCTAATCAGAGAAATTTAG GAATCAGGATTTCAGTCATCCTGTCGTCTGTGGTGTTGGTGCTCTGTGTAGCTGCACTCATCTTTGTCAG AGAGCTCGTGGTGAATTATAACCGAAACAAGAAACACTCAGGAGTAAGTCTGTCTTCATCCTGCCACACTGCACTCGCAAAGTTGctgatttctttttcactcttcAGGATATTGTCACATTTCAATTCTTTCCAACTTACCTTTTACTTTTCTACTTTCTTTCTAATTCATCAAACCCTGTCTTTGGTTTGTCTAAGCTATTGTTCTTtgttcaaaaatatttttattcagcAATATTGA